In Oncorhynchus keta strain PuntledgeMale-10-30-2019 unplaced genomic scaffold, Oket_V2 Un_contig_4917_pilon_pilon, whole genome shotgun sequence, a single genomic region encodes these proteins:
- the LOC127925017 gene encoding uncharacterized protein LOC127925017 → MDTAPTQSAQQDRGRREEPAQQGKKVGCSGLLYDFSVSAPQRKVGCSGLLYDFSVSVPERKVGCSGLLYDFSVSVPQRKVGCSGLLYDFSVSVPERKVGCSGLLYDFSVSVPERKVGCSGLLYDFSVSVPQRKVGCSGLLYDFSVSVPERKVGCSGLLYDFSVSVPERKVGCSGLLYDFSVSVPQRKVGCSGLLYDFSVSVPERKVGCSGLLYDFSVSVPQRKVGCSGLLYDFSVSVPQRKVGCSGLLYDFSVSVPERKVGCSGLLYDFSVSVPERKVGCSGLLYDFSVSVPQRKVGCSGLLYDFSVSVPERKVGCSGLLYDFSVSVPERKVGCSGLLYGSKPF, encoded by the exons ATGGACACCGCCCCGACCCAATCAGCACAGCAGGACAGGGGCAGGAGGGAGGAACCTGCCCAGCAGGGGAA AAAGGTAGGGTGCAGTGGTTTGTTGTATGATTTCTCTGTGTCTGCTCCTCAGAGAAAG GTAGGGTGCAGTGGTTTGTTGTAtgatttctctgtgtctgttcctgaGAGAAAGGTAGGGTGCAGTGGTTTGTTGTAtgatttctctgtgtctgttcctcaGAGAAAGGTAGGGTGCAGTGGTTTGTTGTAtgatttctctgtgtctgttcctgaGAGAAAGGTAGGGTGCAGTGGTTTGTTGTAtgatttctctgtgtctgttcctgaGAGAAAGGTAGGGTGCAGTGGTTTGTTGTAtgatttctctgtgtctgttcctcaGAGAAAGGTAGGGTGCAGTGGTTTGTTGTAtgatttctctgtgtctgttcctgaGAGAAAGGTAGGGTGCAGTGGTTTGTTGTAtgatttctctgtgtctgttcctgaGAGAAAGGTAGGGTGCAGTGGTTTGTTGTAtgatttctctgtgtctgttcctcaGAGAAAGGTAGGGTGCAGTGGTTTGTTGTAtgatttctctgtgtctgttcctgaGAGAAAGGTAGGGTGCAGTGGTTTGTTGTAtgatttctctgtgtctgttcctcaGAGAAAGGTAGGGTGCAGTGGTTTGTTGTAtgatttctctgtgtctgttcctcaGAGAAAGGTAGGGTGCAGTGGTTTGTTGTAtgatttctctgtgtctgttcctgaGAGAAAGGTAGGGTGCAGTGGTTTGTTGTAtgatttctctgtgtctgttcctgaGAGAAAGGTAGGGTGCAGTGGTTTGTTGTAtgatttctctgtgtctgttcctcaGAGAAAGGTAGGGTGCAGTGGTTTGTTGTAtgatttctctgtgtctgttcctgaGAGAAAGGTAGGGTGCAGTGGTTTGTTGTAtgatttctctgtgtctgttcctgaGAGAAAGGTAGGGTGCAGTGGTTTGTTGTATGGTTCTAAGCCCTTTTAA